In Myxococcales bacterium, the following proteins share a genomic window:
- a CDS encoding response regulator, with translation MSQGKKQIGRILLQQRALTPEQLERALSEGGGRLASRLIESGTITDVAALKALSEQHGIPGIDLAQLCLRLEDLELLPREIAEKHLILPVLVREDRLFIAMANPRERTVLDELEFVTGKKAYPYVALETSLTKVIQEAYTRKARGEAYYIGPRCPPEVLKKYGLESVEQAGSIPPSAASIPPPDETFSPLTAPGVVVDDQIGRVSQSREVEDDHFGETSRELSVVAMLPEAIPDSAPGQTPAGAKTVLVVDDEDDIRKMLKRLLTSHGYRVLEADRGLAALHLVKEQTPDLIILDAMLPEVHGFDIARRIKGSARYGHIPIIMISAVYRGWRYAEDLKQSCGVDFYLEKPFRIADVLRGVEVALSQQQTAPRSEARAQSSEEAEACLEAGVKAYQAGQVEVAIAHLQQGLAIDPLAYRLHLHLGLLYGKQGQVYEAISELETAVDINDRHFPAVKNLAILYQKAGFRNKAAEMWERALKLAPDEPTRTSIKQNILNLL, from the coding sequence ATGAGCCAGGGCAAAAAGCAGATCGGGAGGATCCTTCTTCAGCAGCGCGCGCTGACGCCGGAACAGCTCGAGCGGGCGTTGTCCGAGGGCGGAGGCCGGCTCGCGTCGCGGCTCATCGAGTCCGGGACCATCACCGATGTCGCAGCGCTCAAGGCGTTGAGCGAACAACACGGGATCCCAGGTATCGACCTGGCCCAGCTCTGCCTGCGACTCGAGGATCTCGAGCTCTTGCCGCGGGAGATCGCCGAGAAACATCTGATCTTGCCGGTGCTGGTCCGAGAAGATCGCTTGTTCATCGCCATGGCCAATCCGCGGGAGCGCACGGTGCTCGACGAGCTCGAGTTCGTGACCGGGAAGAAGGCCTACCCGTACGTCGCCCTCGAGACCTCACTGACGAAGGTGATCCAGGAGGCGTACACGCGTAAGGCGCGCGGGGAGGCGTACTACATTGGTCCGCGCTGTCCGCCCGAGGTGCTGAAGAAGTACGGACTCGAGAGCGTCGAGCAGGCGGGCAGCATCCCGCCGAGCGCTGCCAGCATTCCGCCGCCAGACGAGACGTTTTCGCCGCTGACGGCGCCGGGCGTGGTGGTCGACGACCAGATCGGCCGCGTCTCCCAGTCGCGGGAGGTGGAGGACGACCACTTCGGGGAGACCTCGAGGGAGCTGAGCGTCGTCGCGATGTTGCCCGAGGCCATTCCCGATTCGGCGCCCGGCCAGACGCCGGCGGGCGCCAAGACGGTGCTCGTCGTCGACGACGAGGACGACATCCGAAAGATGCTCAAGCGCCTGCTGACGAGTCACGGCTACCGCGTGCTCGAGGCGGATCGTGGGCTCGCGGCATTGCACCTGGTCAAGGAGCAGACCCCGGACCTGATCATCTTGGATGCCATGCTGCCGGAGGTGCACGGGTTCGACATTGCTCGGCGCATCAAGGGCAGCGCGCGTTACGGTCACATCCCGATCATCATGATCAGCGCCGTCTATCGCGGCTGGCGGTATGCCGAGGATCTGAAGCAGAGCTGCGGCGTCGACTTCTATCTGGAGAAGCCATTCCGGATTGCCGACGTCCTCCGCGGCGTCGAGGTGGCCCTCTCTCAACAGCAGACTGCGCCGAGGTCGGAGGCCCGCGCTCAGAGCAGTGAGGAGGCTGAGGCCTGCCTGGAGGCGGGGGTTAAGGCCTATCAGGCCGGGCAGGTGGAGGTGGCCATTGCGCACCTCCAGCAGGGCCTGGCCATCGACCCGCTGGCCTACCGCCTCCACCTCCACCTGGGCCTCCTGTACGGAAAACAGGGCCAGGTTTACGAGGCGATCAGCGAGCTCGAGACCGCGGTGGACATCAACGACCGCCATTTCCCGGCCGTCAAGAATCTGGCCATCCTCTACCAGAAGGCCGGTTTTCGGAACAAAGCTGCTGAAATGTGGGAGCGGGCGCTGAAGCTCGCGCCGGACGAGCCGACGCGGACCAGCATCAAGCAGAACATCCTGAACCTGTTGTGA
- a CDS encoding RNA polymerase factor sigma-32, with amino-acid sequence MARESDPSLSRYISQVHQYPKLTREEELVLTLRWAKTADERAADQLIRAHLRYVVAIALKYRRYGVPLSELIAEGNFGIVHALKKFEPKRGNRFVTYAAYWIRAYVLGYVIRSWSLVGVGSGALRSKLFFKLRRERTRVMNLIGDEEKTDEILAVKFGVTPTQISSMVRRLDTRDLSLDGKVFDDSATSLVDTLVSPSTDQETSLSFDESRDEVKVAVRRAVQDLDVRERYIVEKRMMADAEDELSLAEIGRRLGVSRERARQLEERAKRKLRHRIAEISKETGSRLDLEHAA; translated from the coding sequence ATGGCACGCGAATCTGACCCCTCACTTTCCCGCTATATCTCGCAGGTTCACCAGTATCCGAAGCTGACCCGCGAGGAGGAGCTCGTGCTCACGCTGCGCTGGGCCAAGACCGCCGACGAACGGGCGGCGGATCAGCTGATCCGGGCGCATTTGCGCTACGTGGTGGCCATCGCCCTCAAGTATCGCCGCTACGGGGTGCCGCTCTCGGAGCTGATCGCCGAGGGCAACTTCGGCATCGTGCACGCCCTGAAGAAGTTCGAGCCGAAACGGGGAAACCGCTTCGTGACCTATGCGGCCTACTGGATCCGAGCCTACGTGCTCGGTTACGTGATCCGCTCCTGGAGCCTGGTCGGCGTCGGCTCGGGCGCGCTGCGCTCGAAGCTCTTTTTCAAGCTGCGACGCGAGCGCACCCGCGTGATGAACTTGATCGGCGACGAGGAGAAGACGGACGAGATCTTGGCGGTGAAGTTCGGCGTCACACCAACTCAGATCTCGTCGATGGTGCGACGGCTCGACACCCGTGATCTGTCCCTGGACGGTAAGGTCTTCGACGACTCCGCCACCAGCCTGGTGGACACCCTCGTCTCTCCGAGCACCGACCAAGAGACATCACTCTCCTTCGACGAGTCACGTGACGAGGTGAAGGTCGCCGTGCGTCGTGCGGTTCAAGATCTTGACGTGCGCGAGCGGTACATCGTCGAGAAGCGGATGATGGCGGACGCCGAAGACGAGCTCTCTCTGGCCGAGATTGGTCGCCGCCTCGGGGTCTCTCGCGAGCGCGCTCGTCAGCTCGAAGAGCGGGCCAAGCGCAAGCTGCGCCACCGAATCGCAGAGATCTCGAAGGAGACGGGCTCGCGGCTCGATCTCGAACACGCCGCCTGA
- a CDS encoding zinc-ribbon domain-containing protein: MKFLCPSCKAKYQIADEKVAGRSVRMKCRKCGYLISIGKAVTEGSVSRKDSSMAPPADDEPESAAPSHAPAAGWNEPGARSSQPSPPARPPPRPRPGAGPVAPPRGASGGAGMETTGSYGHAPLPHSPKNGNGAGARHAFRVEAPPVHRDEDERTVIAGLGALSSAFSESVAGPESSTLAASLAATDEWYVGINGVPVGPIRLSELRSKAASGSISNESLVWREGFEQWLPLSNFPELVAIVEEGFSSARASLTPLSPAVSPHPAPPSAPRPEVYDPFALPGGTPVVAQDPFQEMLRPSQPVPEQVAGFGLQVPAASPFGPGGAVLPVEAPRVDSEDVVLGVPRRSSSAFAWIAVGIALMLGLTIGFVMFSRKPPEPIVKYVEVPAKAGEAPVGANTGGPAEIGEVAVEVDAGGGKTIRTGGAVAAAGKTPGDKGEEKPLTGLSGLQGLQGSGPSSGPGSGTTAGGSSGQPLDSGEIQKTVGKYTGSVKRSCWQPALDARSKDAPTSARVNVAIVVSPSGSVQSVSTSGDPKGYPGLAGCIAARVKSWQFPASSGSTTVNVPFVFASQ; encoded by the coding sequence ATGAAATTCCTCTGCCCGTCCTGCAAGGCGAAGTACCAAATCGCCGACGAGAAGGTCGCCGGTCGGTCGGTCCGGATGAAGTGCCGCAAGTGCGGGTACTTGATCAGCATCGGGAAGGCGGTGACCGAGGGCTCGGTGTCGCGCAAAGACTCGAGCATGGCGCCGCCCGCGGACGACGAGCCCGAGTCCGCGGCTCCATCGCACGCGCCGGCTGCCGGTTGGAACGAGCCCGGCGCCCGCTCATCCCAACCATCGCCGCCGGCGCGACCGCCGCCGAGGCCGCGGCCTGGCGCTGGACCGGTGGCACCCCCGCGGGGCGCGTCGGGCGGAGCTGGCATGGAGACGACCGGAAGTTACGGTCACGCTCCTCTTCCGCACTCACCCAAGAACGGCAATGGGGCGGGTGCGCGTCACGCGTTTCGTGTGGAAGCGCCGCCCGTGCACCGCGACGAAGATGAGCGGACCGTCATCGCGGGGCTCGGCGCGTTGTCCTCGGCCTTCAGCGAGAGCGTCGCTGGTCCCGAATCGAGCACGTTGGCGGCATCGCTCGCTGCAACCGACGAGTGGTACGTCGGCATCAACGGGGTTCCGGTGGGTCCGATCCGCCTGAGCGAGCTGCGCTCGAAAGCAGCGTCGGGATCGATTTCGAACGAATCGCTGGTCTGGAGAGAGGGCTTCGAGCAGTGGCTGCCGCTGTCCAATTTCCCAGAGCTCGTTGCCATCGTCGAAGAGGGTTTCTCGAGCGCCCGTGCGTCGCTGACACCACTCAGCCCCGCCGTGTCGCCGCATCCCGCACCGCCATCGGCCCCACGCCCGGAGGTGTATGATCCCTTCGCTTTGCCCGGCGGAACGCCGGTCGTTGCCCAGGATCCGTTCCAAGAAATGCTGCGTCCCTCGCAGCCTGTGCCGGAGCAGGTCGCAGGCTTCGGTCTGCAGGTGCCCGCGGCATCGCCGTTTGGCCCGGGCGGCGCGGTGTTGCCCGTCGAGGCACCCCGCGTCGACTCCGAAGACGTGGTCCTCGGAGTCCCCCGGCGCAGCTCCTCTGCCTTCGCCTGGATCGCCGTCGGGATCGCCCTGATGCTGGGCCTGACGATCGGGTTCGTGATGTTCAGCCGCAAACCGCCGGAGCCGATCGTGAAGTACGTCGAGGTCCCGGCCAAGGCTGGCGAGGCACCGGTTGGCGCGAACACCGGGGGGCCTGCCGAGATCGGCGAGGTCGCCGTCGAAGTCGATGCGGGCGGTGGCAAGACCATCCGCACCGGCGGCGCCGTGGCCGCGGCCGGGAAGACTCCCGGCGACAAGGGCGAGGAAAAGCCCCTCACGGGGCTGTCTGGACTCCAGGGTCTTCAGGGCAGCGGGCCTTCGAGCGGACCGGGGTCGGGGACGACCGCAGGCGGCAGCAGTGGACAGCCGCTCGACTCGGGAGAAATTCAAAAGACCGTGGGCAAGTACACCGGCAGCGTGAAGCGCAGCTGCTGGCAGCCGGCGCTGGACGCACGCAGCAAAGACGCGCCGACATCCGCACGGGTCAACGTGGCGATCGTCGTGTCGCCGAGCGGGAGTGTTCAGAGCGTCTCGACGAGCGGTGACCCCAAGGGTTACCCGGGACTCGCTGGCTGCATCGCGGCGCGGGTCAAGTCCTGGCAGTTCCCGGCCTCGAGCGGTTCGACGACCGTCAACGTGCCGTTCGTCTTTGCGTCACAATGA
- a CDS encoding cobalamin-dependent protein (Presence of a B(12) (cobalamin)-binding domain implies dependence on cobalamin itself, in one of its several forms, or in some unusual lineages, dependence on a cobalamin-like analog.) gives MTRPDRPRVLLLWPGGLFGGGANFGVPQLLMIASAIRQRADVEVDVVDLDMERGLGRVDLARVVQGGYDLVGISCYSSYDYLKVMAIAARLRELLPKAWLVTGGYHASARPQEFTGDDSVFDFVVVGDGELPLARLAEALVTGKRPLMRVLGPDAVPAPKDLMPYDWSLLERYRPVARKLASQAEIYLSRGCPYDCAFCMERAKRDVSWRALEPLGAVEELHRLDSFLDLRSWTLFIADALFGMKRGWRREFLEELARRPIRAKKSWLLIRIDLVEKEDFALMARANVSPGFGLESGDPAQLRRIRKAGKLEGYLDKMLTIAEWAREYEVPFGANIIVGHPGETEASLRTTAKYMHKLFVAHPRGTHGFLSVDPFRLYPGSPIDEEREVWERDTGMRVHRYPWWQDGDQDFLAEWIDPSGDLDFRTANSLRFELFGPIVSAIRERFAYTGPARDYYLRAVNEQIQLLAPRPRLRTLGLHQLWRGLSGQVAPEGRRAELLADRELEDVARLARETTLDERQLNATDLVGQALLRVPRERFVPTESIAESAHDRALALSEDGGSTISALHAYALAYRALGLEPGAHFVDLGGGTGYGAALAAEIVGAEGSVLSLELDPAMAALARENLAQYPQARLLENDAHSVELWRGSARVYAGFAVADIPTSWLDALPVGGVLVAPVGDATQQVMTRIERRAEGFARQSLGPVRYVPDRTQTRGAAPESSTVEQ, from the coding sequence ATGACCAGGCCCGACCGCCCGCGCGTGCTCCTGCTGTGGCCCGGTGGCCTGTTCGGTGGCGGCGCCAATTTCGGCGTACCGCAGCTGTTGATGATCGCCTCGGCGATCCGCCAGCGAGCCGACGTCGAGGTCGACGTGGTCGACCTCGACATGGAACGAGGCCTCGGCCGGGTCGACCTCGCCCGCGTGGTGCAGGGCGGCTACGACCTGGTCGGCATCAGCTGTTATTCGTCCTACGACTACCTCAAGGTGATGGCGATCGCCGCGCGCCTGCGCGAGCTTCTGCCGAAGGCTTGGCTCGTCACCGGCGGGTATCACGCGAGCGCGCGCCCACAAGAGTTCACGGGGGACGACTCGGTGTTCGACTTCGTGGTGGTCGGCGACGGCGAGCTTCCCCTCGCCCGCCTGGCCGAGGCGCTCGTCACCGGCAAGCGCCCGCTGATGCGCGTGCTCGGGCCGGACGCCGTTCCCGCGCCGAAGGACCTGATGCCCTACGACTGGTCGCTGCTCGAGCGCTACCGACCCGTCGCGCGCAAGCTGGCGTCCCAGGCCGAGATCTACCTGTCCCGCGGCTGCCCGTACGACTGCGCGTTCTGCATGGAGCGCGCAAAGCGGGATGTGAGCTGGCGCGCCCTCGAGCCCCTGGGCGCCGTGGAAGAGCTGCATCGGCTCGACAGTTTCCTCGATCTCCGGAGCTGGACGCTGTTCATCGCCGATGCGCTGTTCGGCATGAAACGCGGCTGGCGCCGTGAGTTCTTGGAGGAGCTTGCCCGCCGGCCGATCCGCGCGAAGAAGAGCTGGCTCCTGATCCGCATCGACCTGGTCGAAAAGGAAGACTTCGCGCTGATGGCCCGCGCCAACGTCAGCCCCGGATTTGGCCTCGAGTCCGGCGATCCCGCGCAGCTCAGGCGGATCCGCAAGGCCGGCAAGCTCGAGGGTTACCTCGACAAGATGCTGACGATCGCCGAGTGGGCGCGCGAGTACGAGGTCCCCTTCGGGGCCAATATCATCGTGGGCCACCCCGGCGAGACCGAGGCCAGCCTGCGCACCACCGCTAAGTACATGCACAAACTCTTCGTCGCACACCCGCGCGGCACGCATGGATTCTTGTCGGTGGATCCGTTCCGGCTTTACCCGGGTTCACCCATCGACGAAGAGCGCGAAGTGTGGGAGCGCGACACGGGCATGCGAGTGCATCGCTACCCGTGGTGGCAGGACGGGGACCAAGACTTCTTGGCGGAGTGGATCGACCCGAGTGGTGATTTGGATTTCCGAACAGCCAACAGCCTGCGCTTCGAGCTCTTCGGCCCAATTGTCAGCGCAATCCGCGAGCGTTTTGCGTACACCGGTCCTGCGCGCGACTACTACCTGCGCGCGGTGAACGAGCAGATCCAGCTGCTCGCGCCCCGCCCACGCCTCCGCACCCTGGGCCTGCACCAGCTCTGGCGCGGGCTCTCGGGACAGGTCGCACCCGAGGGGCGACGCGCCGAGCTCTTGGCAGACCGGGAGCTCGAAGACGTGGCGCGACTCGCGCGCGAAACTACCCTCGACGAGCGGCAGCTGAACGCGACGGATCTCGTGGGCCAGGCCCTGCTCCGCGTGCCGCGTGAACGCTTCGTGCCCACCGAGAGCATCGCCGAGTCGGCACACGACCGCGCGCTCGCCTTGAGCGAAGACGGCGGCTCCACCATCTCGGCGCTGCACGCCTACGCCCTGGCGTATCGCGCGCTCGGGCTCGAGCCGGGCGCACACTTCGTGGATCTAGGAGGTGGAACCGGCTACGGCGCCGCGCTCGCCGCCGAGATCGTGGGAGCGGAAGGCAGTGTGCTCAGCCTCGAGCTCGATCCGGCGATGGCCGCCCTCGCGCGGGAAAACCTGGCGCAGTATCCCCAGGCCCGGCTGCTCGAGAACGACGCGCACTCGGTCGAGCTCTGGCGTGGGTCGGCGCGAGTGTACGCGGGCTTCGCCGTCGCCGACATTCCAACGAGCTGGCTCGACGCGCTGCCGGTCGGCGGTGTGCTCGTTGCCCCCGTCGGAGATGCAACCCAGCAGGTCATGACGCGCATCGAGCGTCGCGCCGAAGGATTCGCTCGTCAATCGCTCGGCCCCGTGCGTTACGTTCCGGACCGCACGCAGACACGCGGCGCTGCACCCGAGTCTTCAACGGTCGAGCAGTAG
- the tgt gene encoding tRNA guanosine(34) transglycosylase Tgt, giving the protein MSSPIRFSLAGTDGHARAGTLATAHGDVPTPAFMPVGTQASVKALSPDEVADTGARMLIMNTYHLWLRPGPEVVAAHGGLHGFSRWPHAIATDSGGFQAFSLASRCKLSEEGFEFSSHLDGDRKLLSPEESMRVQALLGSDIAMQLDVCPPGGSPRATLLEAVERTTRWAKRCLATRAPAQALFGIVQGGTEVELRLSHARQLSELPLDGIALGGFSVGEPPADMHRTLEQIGPQLDPQRPHYLMGVGTPIDLLIAIGSGVDIFDCVMPTRNGRNGQAFVQDGRIVIKQAKYRSDTRPLQEDCPCPACRGGFSRAYLRHLYLAREILVHRLLSLHNICFYETLVADARRAILERRFAQFAADTRARLEPRLVVGPAER; this is encoded by the coding sequence ATGAGCTCACCGATCCGCTTCTCGCTCGCTGGGACCGATGGCCACGCACGGGCCGGAACGCTCGCAACGGCGCACGGTGACGTCCCCACACCCGCGTTCATGCCGGTCGGGACCCAGGCCAGCGTGAAGGCGCTGTCACCGGACGAAGTCGCCGACACCGGCGCGCGCATGCTGATCATGAACACGTACCACCTGTGGCTGCGGCCCGGCCCCGAGGTGGTGGCCGCGCACGGAGGTTTGCATGGGTTTTCGCGCTGGCCGCACGCCATTGCCACCGACTCGGGAGGTTTCCAGGCGTTCTCCCTGGCGTCGCGCTGCAAGCTGAGCGAAGAGGGCTTCGAGTTTTCGTCGCACCTCGACGGCGACCGCAAGCTCTTGTCGCCGGAAGAGAGCATGCGCGTTCAAGCGCTGCTCGGCTCGGACATCGCCATGCAGCTCGACGTCTGCCCACCGGGCGGGTCGCCCCGTGCCACCCTGCTCGAAGCGGTCGAGCGCACCACGCGCTGGGCGAAACGCTGCCTGGCGACCCGAGCGCCGGCACAAGCGCTGTTTGGCATCGTGCAGGGCGGCACGGAAGTCGAGCTGCGTTTGTCCCACGCGCGCCAGCTCTCCGAGCTGCCACTCGACGGCATCGCGCTCGGCGGGTTCAGCGTCGGCGAGCCACCCGCGGACATGCACCGCACACTCGAACAGATCGGCCCGCAGCTGGATCCGCAACGTCCCCACTACCTGATGGGTGTCGGCACTCCCATCGACCTCTTGATCGCCATCGGGTCCGGCGTCGACATCTTCGATTGTGTGATGCCGACCCGCAACGGCCGCAACGGCCAGGCCTTCGTGCAGGATGGCAGGATCGTGATCAAACAGGCCAAGTACCGCTCGGACACTCGCCCGTTGCAGGAGGACTGCCCGTGTCCTGCATGCCGCGGTGGCTTCAGTCGCGCGTACCTGAGACACCTGTATCTGGCCCGAGAAATCCTGGTTCATCGCTTGCTTTCGCTGCACAACATCTGTTTCTACGAGACCCTCGTCGCCGACGCGCGGCGGGCGATCTTGGAGCGGCGCTTTGCCCAGTTCGCCGCCGACACACGCGCGCGGCTCGAGCCCCGCTTGGTGGTCGGGCCGGCTGAGCGCTGA
- the erpA gene encoding iron-sulfur cluster insertion protein ErpA, translated as MIAITSTAAEKVKEIADAEGLAGQGLRLRVIGGGCAGFQYDLYFEDKPTDMDEQFESNGVLLFVDPLSYQYLDGTEIDYVDGVHGAGFKFGNPNVTGSCGCGSSFSA; from the coding sequence ATGATCGCGATTACATCGACGGCAGCAGAAAAGGTGAAGGAAATCGCCGACGCAGAGGGCCTCGCGGGCCAGGGCCTCAGACTTCGCGTGATTGGTGGCGGCTGTGCGGGGTTCCAGTATGACCTCTACTTCGAGGACAAACCCACGGACATGGACGAGCAGTTCGAGTCCAACGGCGTGCTCTTGTTCGTCGACCCCCTGAGCTATCAATACTTGGATGGGACCGAGATCGACTACGTCGACGGCGTGCACGGGGCGGGCTTCAAGTTCGGAAACCCGAACGTGACCGGCTCGTGTGGCTGCGGGTCTTCGTTCAGCGCCTAG
- the queA gene encoding tRNA preQ1(34) S-adenosylmethionine ribosyltransferase-isomerase QueA, translating to MRTQLLDYDLPPELIAVYPPKERDAARLLCLEGPRLEHRLLTDLPELVPEGALLVLNDTRVFRARLVGQRPGGGHAELLLLRRRGPAGSAETWTALGRPAKRFKLESHLNFGELTARVAARLPEGELEVQLEAAGPIADAIERVGRVPIPPYLRREDEPADAERYQTLFARSTGSVAAPTAGLHLTQALFERLERRGVELAHVTLHVGPGTFKPVSSDDLDEHPMHSEAISVGEDLVEAVAGARLRGAPIVAVGTTVVRALESARDAAHPGHVRAFQGDTRLLIQPGYRFGVVDALLTNFHMPKSTLLALVAAFAGLEPTLAAYRAAVSQKYRFLSYGDAMWIPIRRPEPRPA from the coding sequence GTGCGCACGCAGCTCCTGGACTACGACCTGCCCCCCGAGCTCATCGCGGTGTACCCACCCAAAGAGCGCGACGCGGCGCGCCTGCTCTGCCTCGAGGGCCCTCGGCTCGAGCACCGGCTGCTGACCGACCTCCCGGAGCTCGTTCCGGAGGGCGCGCTCCTGGTGCTGAACGACACCCGGGTCTTCCGGGCGCGTCTGGTGGGCCAGCGCCCGGGCGGCGGACACGCGGAGCTGCTCCTACTGCGTCGCCGCGGCCCCGCCGGGTCGGCGGAGACCTGGACGGCCCTCGGCCGACCTGCCAAGCGCTTCAAGCTCGAGAGCCACCTCAATTTCGGCGAGCTCACGGCCCGGGTCGCGGCCCGCCTGCCCGAGGGTGAGCTCGAGGTCCAGCTCGAAGCGGCGGGGCCGATCGCCGACGCCATCGAACGGGTGGGCCGGGTCCCGATCCCACCCTACCTCCGGAGGGAGGACGAGCCAGCGGATGCCGAGCGCTACCAGACCTTGTTCGCTCGGAGCACGGGCTCGGTGGCCGCCCCCACGGCGGGCCTCCACCTGACCCAAGCGCTGTTCGAGCGACTGGAACGACGAGGCGTCGAGCTCGCGCACGTCACGCTGCACGTCGGTCCTGGCACCTTCAAACCCGTGAGCAGCGATGATCTCGATGAGCACCCGATGCACTCCGAGGCGATCTCGGTCGGCGAGGACCTGGTCGAGGCCGTCGCCGGCGCGCGCCTCCGCGGCGCGCCGATCGTTGCTGTGGGCACCACCGTCGTGCGCGCGCTCGAGAGCGCCAGAGACGCGGCTCACCCTGGCCACGTCCGCGCGTTCCAGGGTGACACCCGCCTGCTCATCCAGCCCGGCTACCGCTTTGGTGTCGTCGACGCGCTGTTGACCAATTTCCACATGCCGAAGAGCACCCTCTTGGCGTTGGTGGCGGCCTTTGCTGGGCTCGAACCGACCCTGGCGGCGTATCGCGCCGCGGTCTCGCAAAAATACCGGTTCCTGTCCTACGGTGACGCCATGTGGATCCCGATCCGACGACCCGAGCCGCGGCCAGCATGA
- a CDS encoding four helix bundle protein, whose translation MLRIYPLILDVLRELRALIAKLERRDPDLTRQLRRCATSIALNVGEGMGSRGKLRQVRYHTALGSARETLACLEVACALGYIAALDPALIAKLNRIIGTLVRLVGA comes from the coding sequence ATGTTGCGTATCTATCCGCTCATTCTCGATGTCCTCCGCGAGCTCCGCGCACTCATCGCAAAGCTCGAACGTCGCGATCCCGATCTCACCCGTCAGCTGCGGCGCTGTGCCACCAGCATTGCGCTCAACGTCGGTGAAGGCATGGGGTCGCGCGGCAAGCTCCGACAGGTGCGCTATCACACCGCTCTCGGCTCAGCGCGAGAGACTCTCGCGTGCCTCGAGGTCGCTTGCGCTCTCGGTTACATCGCAGCGCTCGACCCCGCTCTCATCGCCAAGCTCAATCGCATTATCGGTACTCTCGTCCGCCTGGTCGGCGCCTGA
- a CDS encoding sigma-54-dependent Fis family transcriptional regulator, translating into MRTTLAMMLRGGGYEVDEASDGAQGRELGSTGAYDVVITDLRMGEFDGIDVLRTIKESQPMTEVIVMTAYGTIESAVEAMRLGAFDYIQKPFGEQELIVKVSKALESRRLHGQVQLFAQEFKERYHFENIIGRSQSIRDVMTRVTKIAPTDAIVLITGESGTGKELVARAVHANSKRADRPFVTVNCAAITETLLESELFGHARGAFTGAAHARKGLFEEADGGTFFFDEIAETTLAFQAKLLRALQEGEIRRIGENRPIAVDLRVLAATNIDLSEAVEERRFRQDLYYRLNVARFHLPPLRDRREDVPLLFQFFLEKYTRKMNKRALLGEGVMEQLVQYDYPGNVRELENMVEQAVALASNGVITSDDILPQSPKKQARATGETLSDIVDEAERQAVLGALRGSDGSRERAAVALDISPTTLWRKMTRLGITYDAK; encoded by the coding sequence ATGCGCACCACCCTGGCGATGATGCTGCGGGGAGGCGGCTACGAGGTCGACGAGGCGAGCGACGGCGCACAGGGTCGCGAGCTCGGGTCGACCGGAGCCTACGACGTCGTCATCACCGATCTGCGCATGGGTGAGTTCGACGGCATCGACGTGCTCAGGACGATCAAAGAGTCACAGCCGATGACGGAGGTCATCGTGATGACCGCCTACGGCACCATCGAGAGCGCCGTCGAGGCCATGCGGCTGGGCGCCTTCGACTACATTCAGAAGCCCTTCGGCGAGCAAGAGCTGATCGTCAAGGTGTCGAAGGCCCTCGAGAGCCGGCGCCTGCATGGGCAGGTTCAGCTGTTCGCGCAGGAGTTCAAGGAGCGCTACCACTTCGAGAACATCATCGGGCGCTCACAATCCATTCGCGACGTCATGACCCGCGTGACGAAGATCGCACCCACCGATGCCATCGTACTCATCACGGGCGAGAGCGGGACCGGCAAGGAGCTGGTGGCCCGCGCGGTCCACGCCAACAGCAAGCGCGCCGACCGCCCCTTCGTCACGGTCAACTGCGCTGCCATCACGGAGACCCTGCTCGAGAGCGAGCTGTTCGGGCACGCCCGCGGTGCGTTCACGGGCGCCGCTCACGCCCGCAAGGGTTTGTTCGAGGAAGCGGACGGAGGCACGTTCTTCTTCGACGAGATCGCCGAGACCACGCTGGCTTTCCAGGCCAAGCTGCTGCGCGCGCTGCAAGAGGGTGAGATCCGCAGAATCGGCGAAAACCGGCCGATTGCGGTCGATCTTCGCGTGCTCGCCGCGACCAACATCGACCTGTCCGAGGCCGTCGAGGAGCGCCGCTTTCGTCAGGACCTCTACTACCGCTTGAACGTCGCACGCTTCCACCTGCCGCCGTTGCGCGACCGCCGAGAAGACGTGCCGCTCCTGTTCCAGTTTTTCCTGGAGAAGTACACGCGCAAGATGAACAAGCGGGCCTTGCTCGGTGAAGGCGTGATGGAGCAGCTCGTTCAATACGACTACCCGGGCAACGTGCGCGAGCTCGAAAACATGGTGGAGCAAGCCGTCGCGCTGGCCTCGAACGGCGTCATCACGTCCGACGACATCTTGCCGCAGTCGCCCAAGAAGCAAGCCCGGGCCACCGGCGAGACGCTGTCTGACATCGTGGACGAGGCCGAACGCCAGGCAGTGCTCGGGGCGCTCCGGGGGTCCGACGGCAGCCGAGAGCGCGCAGCGGTCGCGCTCGACATCAGTCCGACGACGTTGTGGCGCAAGATGACCCGGCTCGGCATCACCTACGACGCGAAGTGA